The genomic DNA TCGGGGTCCGTCGAGACCCGGCCGAGGAACGACTGCCAGGTGCGTTGAGAGACGCCAGCGGGTCGGTCGGGGACCTTGGTGTCGGCGCGGAGGACGCGGCCGCTGCACCGCTCCTGGAGCCGGGCGTCGAGCGGCGCGAAGGGCATGGCCCACTTTTTCTTGCGTGCCTGGGCCTCGTTGACGGGGACGAGCGCGGTGAGGTCGGGATGGCTCATGAGCTCGAGGCCGAGGTCGCGGAGGGTCGCGTTGTGGCTGGCGTGGTGGCCGACTTTGTAGAGGACGGTCTGGCCGAGGAGGGTCTCGGCTGTGACCAGCTGGCCGTCGTCGTCCCACGAGAGCTCGTGCCACGAGAGCCAGTTGCCGACCTGGGCGTCGCCAGGGAAGAGGAGGACGCGGCCGTCGGCGAGCTCGAAGGCGAGGGCGAGGCTCGTGTTGTTGACGTCGCCGTCGAGTTGGAGCGCGAGGGCCTCCGCGGTCCCCAGCCAGTCCTCGTCGATCCGCCGCCAGGCGAGTTCGGGGGGGGGCTCGTCGCCGCCGTAGTGGTCGAGGACGAAGTCGGCGAGGTCGCCCGTAGACGCGTCGCCGAGCGGAACCCCGGTGTCCGGGCCGAACGGAGCCGAAGGGTCGTCGTCGGCGAGGGCGTCGGCAAGCCCGTCGCGGGTCCGGGCGGTCTCGGCTGCCGCGTGCTCGTAGACCTCGCCGCTGTGCCGGCGCGGGTCGGAGCGCCGGAGAAGGGCCTCATTCCGAGGAGGCCCGAGAACGAACGCGCGGACGCCCGGAGCGACGGGGACCGGAGCCTCACCCGGAGAGAGGTACCGGGCGTGATCGCCAAGCGAGAGCGCGAGGTCCATTTGCTTGGCCGTCCCGCGGCTCCGCTTGGCTGCGAACCGGTCCGGCACGGCGGCGAGCGTCCGGAGCGCCGCTTTCGAGGCACCAACACCGAGGAAGCCGAGGACCCCGCCGATCTCGTCCGCGCGAGCGCGGAGGTGGGGGTCGCGAGCCTCCCGGAGGCGGCTGGCCGCGAGCTGGAGCGTGCCGAAGTCGGCGTCGAGCTCTCGCTGGAGGCGGACGGCGTCGGGATCGGCGGGGTCCTCGGTCCAGGCGGCCCAGACCTCGTCGATCTGGAGGTCGTTCTCGAACGTCTCCCGCGCCCATTGGAAGCCCGAGAGGTGGTCCCAGTGCTCGTGCGAGAGGACGAGGACGTCGATTCGCCCTCCGGTCACCGCGACAACGTCGGCGGCGACGTTCCGCATCTGCTTCGAGCCCCCGCGGGTCCCGTTGAACACGCCGCAATCGACGAGGACGTAACGAGCGGGCCGGTCGTCGCCACCGGGACCAGGGAACGCGAGGAGGAAGCAGTCGCCTAGTCCGCCGGGGTCGTACATCCGGACGACGGCGCCACCGGGGGGTGCGCTGAGGGTGCTCATGGGGACGGGGCGGCGCGGTGGAGGAGGGCGAAGGGTTCGGGGGCAGGATCGGCAGCGGATCGCGCCCCGAAATAGACCCCCTGGAGAGCTGGATTGAACCGGTCACGGAGGTAGCGGCGCTGCCGGTCGAGGCGGGCGTCGTCATCGATCCGCTTCCCGATGAGGTACCGGGGACGTCCGGTCGCGAGGTCGATGAGGAGGGTGGCGCCGGCACGGAAAACAAAGTCGGCTTGCTCCTCCACGTCCTTCATGGTTCCCGCGTCGGCCGCCGCCTGGCGGTCCGAGTCGAAGAACCCGAACCGGCGCTGGGTGGCCACGGCGACGAGGTCGGTGTGGATTTCGCCGGAAGGGGCGACACGCCGGGCGGGTCGGACGGCGTGGATCTCCAGGGCTGGGCTATTGGGGTGCGTCCTTGACCAGTAGGAGGACCTCGAGATCGACCCCGGCGCGTCGGGACGGAGGGTCAGACCGAGCGCCTCCGCGGCGTCGTAGTGCGGGCCGCTCATGAGCGCTTTGTTGACCTCCTCGCAGGCTTCGTTTGCGGCGTCGCTGACGGCCTCGCGGTCCGTTCGGAGGCCCCAGTCGGGGACGAACCGCTCCCGGATGGCCTCCGCGTCGCCGAGCGCGCGCCGGATGGCGTCGGCCTCCTCGCCGCGCGGAGCTCGCCAGAGGAGTGCCTCCTCGGAGAGGCTCCGGACACCGTCGGGATAGATCCCCCAAGCCCGGAACGACTCGACGAGGGCGACGCGGTAGCCGTGCGCGTCGTCCGGGACGAGGTCCCGATCGGCAGTGATGAGCGCGCGGAGGTACTCGCCGAAGGTGACGTCGACGGGCGGGCAGTAGTCGAGCGCCCGAATACACATCCGCAGGAGGTGCGAGGCGGCCTTGGCAGCCTGGTCCGCGAGCGCGTCGACGAGGTCGTGCGGGAGCGCCCCCTCCGGGAGGATGCCAGATCCCCCGGTGGCTATGCGGACGAGGCGCGCCGTCCGCTCGCGGTAGATCGCGACGAAGGCGCCGAAGACCGCAGCGACGAGGACGGACCCGCGGTCGTGGGGCTCCAGGGCGCGTTCGAGGGCGTGGGGGTCTGGCCGGCGGGGCCGCCAGCGGCCGTCGTCGCTGGGGCCGCCGAGCGCGTCGCGGAGCGCGCCGTGCCCCCCGGCCGCTCGGCCGAACTCCTGGGCGAGCTGAGCGAGGAGCGACTCAGCGCCGAGATCGCCACGGGTCCGCGCGATCTGGTGGCGGAGCGCTTCCGGGAACGAGAAGTGCTGGAATAGAGCGACGAGGTCGGCGAAGGCCTCGTGGAAGGCGAGGACGTCGGGGTTGGACGGCTCGGCGAACCGCCGGTGCATCCCGTCGAGGAGGGCGTGGGTCGTCTCGTGCGCGACGACGTCGTGGGAGAGGCAGGTGAAGACGAGGCCTCCCGGGAGCGCGCCGTCGCGGCGGGCCGGGGCGGCCGGGAAGTACCCGAAGAGGAGGGCCTTCTTCGCCGGGCTGTAGTAGGCGTTGGCCTCGCGTAGAGCGTGGGGGTAGACGCGGAGGCGCTGGACGAACTCGACGTACTTGGTCCGTCCGTCGGCGCCGACGTAGCGACCGGCGGCCCAGAGGGCGCGCCGCCCGAGGGCCTCCTCGAACCGCTCGATCGTCGTCATCGCGACGGCGTAGATCATCTGCTGGTGGAACTGGGGGGTTCCGAGCGATGGGGCGAGGCCGTCCTGGGCGAGGAGGTGGGGGTCGTTGAGGTCGACAGGTCGGTAGAGCCGGTTCGACGCCGGGTCGACGTCGACGACTTCGAGGTACTCGCCGACAGGGCCTGGAGAGAGGTCGGTCTCCCAGCGGACGGGGATCGTGACCTCGTTGATGGCGGCCGTGTCGAGGCGAGTGGACCGACCAGGGTCGAACGCGAAGGCCCGAAGACGGCGGCGAGGGGGGGCGGGGTAGTTGGACATGATCGTCGGTGGCGACAGCGAGGATTCTACGATCCAGACGCGTACCGATCTACCTGTCCCCATGCACCGATCACACGTTTAATCATGTATCGTCTTCGCAGTTGCAGGTTTGAACGCGCACCCGTTCCTTGGATCTCCGTTTCACAGAAGCCGATGGAGACGCTCCCAGACCCCGCCGACCCGATCCACGACTACGATCCCGAGCCCGACGCTGAAGCGCTCGCTGGAGCCGCGAGCGACGTAGCCCTCTGCTTGTCCGGCGGTGGCTACCGCGCGATGCTGTTCCACGTCGGCTCGCTGTGGCGGCTCAACGAGGCTGGGATGCTCCGAACGCTCGCGCGCGTGTCGAGCGTGTCGGGCGGCTCGATCACGGCCGGCGTGCTGGCGCTCGCATGGGACGACCTGGGGTGGGCCGGTGGAGTCGCGACACAGTTCGAGACTCGCGTAGCGGACCCCGTTCGGGTGCTGGCAAGCCGGACGCTCGACGCGGGCGCGGTGCTCACGGGTGTGCTCCTGCCGGGGTCCGTTGGCGACAAGGTTGCGGCGGCGTACGCGCGGTACCTGTTCGGGGACGCGACGCTCCAGGACCTTCCGGACGACTCGGCCGGGGACGCGCCCCGTTTCGTCATCAACGCCACGAACCTCCAAAGCGGGAAGCTGTGGAGGTTCTCGCGGCCGTACATGGGCGACTGGCGGGTGGGTATCGTCCGCGAACCGTCGGTGCCGCTCGCCCGGGCGGTCGCCGCGTCGTCGGCGTTCCCGCCAGTGCTCTCCCCAGTTGTGCTCGACCTCGACTCGTCCGACTTCGACGCGAGCACGGGGGACGGCTTGACCGGGCGCGCATACAGGGAAGAGGTCGTCCTAAGCGACGGGGGCGTGTATGACAACCTCGGACTGGAGACCGCCTGGAAGCGTCACGGGACGGTCCTGGTCTCCGACGGTGGCGGGGCGTTCGAGCCCGACCCGGACCCGCCGAGCGATTGGGCGCGCCATTCGGTCCGCGTGCTGGGCGTGATCGACAGTCAGGTCCGGAACCTCCGGAAGCGCCAGACGATCGGCGCGTTCGCCTCGGGCCGGAAGAGGGGGGCGTACTGGGGAATCCGGACGGACATCGCGAGGTACGGGCTCGGGGACGCCCTCCCCTGCCCTGCCCCGGAGACAGTGCGGCTGGCCGAGACGCCGACTCGCTTGAAGCGACTGTCGGACGTGCGTCAGGAGCGGCTGATCAACTGGGGGTACGCCGTGTGCGACGCGGCCCTCCGCGCGCACGTGGACCCATCGCTTCCAGCGGGCGCCTTCCCCTATCCTGACGCTAAGGTCGGATAGCTCCACCGTTATGCCCACTCACGACCTCAAGGTGAAGACGAAGCCCACGTCCGGCTTCAGGTGTACGTCAACTTCCGTCCGGTCCGGCTTCAAGGCGGGTCGGGTCGGTGCGAGGTCGAGGAAGCGACGCGGACCAACCTCGAGTGGTCCTCAGCCGTAGCCCCGGTGGAGCGGCACCTCGTCCCGCTCGGGAGCGACGCCGTCAACCGGTATAGGATCCGGGTGACGGCCGGTGCCCATGCGGGGTCGATGTGGACCGCATGGGAGGAGGGACTGCCGCGTTTGGTATCGCACGACCACGAGCGCCTGGAGGGGTGGGGCCGCCCGTATGCGCTGTGCTTCGACCCCGGGCTGACCTCGGCGTACGGTGTGGCCGAGTTGGCCGAGACAGAGGAGGAACGGGATGCCCTCCGGGAACGGCTCGCGGCGCTGTTCGCGGAGAGGGTCGAGCGAGAGTGCCGTCCACACGAGGCGGAGCTGCGCCGCGCGCTCCCAGTGGCTGGCGAGACCGCAGAGCTGTTCTACGCCGGGGCCGCGTGCCTGCTCCGACCTGGCCTCGTCCGCGAGGCGCTCCCCGGGCTTTACGGGACCGAAGACGGAGACGGCCTAATCGAGCTCGCGGGCCTAGTCCCACTGGGTGGGGGAGCGTTTCAGAGCGGCGACCTCGTCGTGTTCGGCCACCCCAT from Rubricoccus marinus includes the following:
- a CDS encoding MBL fold metallo-hydrolase; this translates as MSTLSAPPGGAVVRMYDPGGLGDCFLLAFPGPGGDDRPARYVLVDCGVFNGTRGGSKQMRNVAADVVAVTGGRIDVLVLSHEHWDHLSGFQWARETFENDLQIDEVWAAWTEDPADPDAVRLQRELDADFGTLQLAASRLREARDPHLRARADEIGGVLGFLGVGASKAALRTLAAVPDRFAAKRSRGTAKQMDLALSLGDHARYLSPGEAPVPVAPGVRAFVLGPPRNEALLRRSDPRRHSGEVYEHAAAETARTRDGLADALADDDPSAPFGPDTGVPLGDASTGDLADFVLDHYGGDEPPPELAWRRIDEDWLGTAEALALQLDGDVNNTSLALAFELADGRVLLFPGDAQVGNWLSWHELSWDDDGQLVTAETLLGQTVLYKVGHHASHNATLRDLGLELMSHPDLTALVPVNEAQARKKKWAMPFAPLDARLQERCSGRVLRADTKVPDRPAGVSQRTWQSFLGRVSTDPDGLWVQVEIE
- a CDS encoding patatin-like phospholipase family protein; the protein is METLPDPADPIHDYDPEPDAEALAGAASDVALCLSGGGYRAMLFHVGSLWRLNEAGMLRTLARVSSVSGGSITAGVLALAWDDLGWAGGVATQFETRVADPVRVLASRTLDAGAVLTGVLLPGSVGDKVAAAYARYLFGDATLQDLPDDSAGDAPRFVINATNLQSGKLWRFSRPYMGDWRVGIVREPSVPLARAVAASSAFPPVLSPVVLDLDSSDFDASTGDGLTGRAYREEVVLSDGGVYDNLGLETAWKRHGTVLVSDGGGAFEPDPDPPSDWARHSVRVLGVIDSQVRNLRKRQTIGAFASGRKRGAYWGIRTDIARYGLGDALPCPAPETVRLAETPTRLKRLSDVRQERLINWGYAVCDAALRAHVDPSLPAGAFPYPDAKVG